A single genomic interval of Helianthus annuus cultivar XRQ/B chromosome 13, HanXRQr2.0-SUNRISE, whole genome shotgun sequence harbors:
- the LOC110899257 gene encoding 26S proteasome non-ATPase regulatory subunit 7 homolog A, with protein MDVIKSQQLSVRSIEKVVVHPLVLLSIVDNYYRVAKDTRKRVVGVLLGSSFKGTVDVTNSYAVPFEEDEKDPSIWFLDHNYHEAMFSMFKRINAKEHVVGWYSTGPKLRENDLDVHGLFNDYVPNPVLVIIDVQPKELGIPTKAYYAIEEVKENATQKSQKVFVHVPSEIAAHEVEEIGVEHLLRDVKDTTISTLATEVTGKLAALKGLDARLKEIRGYLDLVIDGKLPLNHEILYHLQDVFNLLPNLNVADLIKAFAVKTNDQMLVIYLSSLIRSVIALHNLINNKMLNKEHEKAEDAKPATVVSS; from the exons ATGGACGTCATAAAATCACAACAATTATCAGTTCGATCGATCGAAAAAGTCGTCGTACATCCGTTAGTACTCCTCAGCATCGTCGACAACTACTACAGAGTCGCTAAAGACACTCGGAAGCGAGTCGTCGGTGTTCTTCTCGGTAGCTCGTTCAAAGGAACCGTTGATGTCACTAATAGTTACGCAG TGCCATTCGAGGAAGATGAGAAGGACCCCAGTATATGGTTTCTTGATCACAACTATCATGAGGCCATGTTCTCCATGTTCAAGAGAATCAACG CAAAGGAGCATGTTGTAGGGTGGTATAGCACTGGCCCAAAACTACGGGAGAATGATCTCGATGTTCATGGTCTATTTAATGA CTATGTTCCAAATCCTGTATTGGTTATAATCGATGTGCAACCGAAGGAGTTGGGAATACCGACCAAAGCATATTATGCCATTGAAGAGGTTAAAGAG AACGCCACTCAGAAAAGCCAGAAGGTTTTCGTTCACGTGCCTTCAGAAATCGCCGCACATGAAGTAGAGGAAATCG GAGTGGAACATTTGTTGAGGGATGTCAAGGATACCACTATCAGCACACTTGCAACAGAG GTAACTGGAAAGCTGGCAGCATTGAAAGGTTTAGATGCAAGATTGAAGGAGATACGTGGGTATCTTGACCTTGTTATAGATGGCAAGCTACCATTAAATCATGAAATTCTGTACCATCTACAG GATGTGTTTAACCTTCTTCCCAATCTGAATGTTGCTGATTTGATAAAGGCATTTGCAG TGAAAACCAATGACCAAATGCTTGTTATCTACCTTTCTTCTCTCATTAGAAGTGTGATCGCTCTTCACAACTTGATCAATAATAAG ATGCTTAACAAGGAGCACGAGAAAGCAGAAGATGCAAAACCGGCCACGGTTGTCAGTAGTTAG
- the LOC118485851 gene encoding uncharacterized protein LOC118485851, with translation MSKYKGLKMKELSTIAEFAEKISGIGSRSASLGTVIEEEKLVKGFYMVFRKVGFDDLVGLLIAYEERVNLEDKEQPDEDEENNLIQRVEPVLYLQTHVEEANDVFLDKERIIPRVYTSSLSELNTWFLDNGASNHMTGKKEWFTHLDHNIKGKVKFGDGSCVEIKGRGMVVLEGKSGEQRVLRVVYYIPALESNIISIGQLDKIGYKIAIQDGILWMFEQH, from the exons ATGTCGAAATATAAGGGTTTGAAGATGAAGGAACTGAGTACGATCGCTGAGTTCGCAGAAAAGATTTCAGGGATTGGTTCTAGATCTGCTTCTCTTGGAACggtgattgaagaagagaaactGGTTAAAGGTTTCTACATGGTTTTCCGAAAAG TTGGATTTGATGATTTGGTGGGTCTTCTTATAGCCTATGAGGAACGCGTCAACCTTGAAGATAAGGAGCAACCG GACGAAGACGAGGAAAACAATCTTATTCAAAGGGTTGAACCGGTTCTTTACTTGCAAACACACGTTGAAGAAGCTAATGATGTGTTTCTAGACAAGGAAAGGATCATTCCAAGGGTATATACTTCGAGCCTAAGTGAACTCAATACATGGTTTCTTGACAATGGGGCGAGTAACCACATGACAGGTAAAAAGGAGTGGTTCACTCACCTCGATCACAACATCAAAGGAAAAGTGAAGTTTGGAGACGGGTCATGCGTAGAGATTAAAGGACGGGGTATGGTCGTCTTGGAAGGAAAATCTGGGGAACAAAGGGTGTTACGCGTTGTTTATTATATTCCCGCACTTGAAAGTAATATAATAAGCATTGGTCAATTGGACAAGATAGGGTACAAGATCGCAATCCAAGACGGTATACTTTGGATGTTTGAGCAACACTGA
- the LOC110901646 gene encoding uncharacterized protein LOC110901646 has translation MVGNRCSKNFPKKFLESPSIDSDGFPVYRRRDSGHTVVKKGVTLDNRSVVPYNKKLLKRYQAHINVEWCNQAGSIKYLFKYINKGPDRATVAVFDSDRGPDEEIPKDEIKEYYEARYVSACEASWRIFANDVHYRYPSVMRLPFHLPGQQNVVFSCDDDIEDVLHKPQVNSSVFLEWMKMNNSKPEARELTYVQFPSKYVWKLKDRCWQPRQNYVVIGRIYSASPSLGEAYYLRILLTKVKGPRSFEEIRTYEGVVYPTFRDACYARGLLDDDNEYIECIKESSFTGNGHYLRSLFGTLLLSNTHSRPEVVWEKTWEVMSEDILYNMRKDTGMSGFVVSDERLKNITLTKIEKFLLRNGTSLHRFSTMPYPDDDYLLSESNRLINEELSFDTNELRGEFNNLHSSLNEDQRVVYNEIMDVVRSGKGGVFFVYGYGGTGKTFLWKTLGASIRSTGQIVINVASSGIASLLLSRGRTAHSRFHIPINLNEDSVCYIKPNTEVANLLNEAKLIIWDEAPMVHKHAFEALDHTMKDVLSVFDSRNSELPFGGKAIVFGGDFKQILPVVQNGSRQDIVNASLCSSHIWSSCKVLKLTTNMRLSVGSSSSNIEEINLFGKWLLEIGEGNVGDSNDGDSNIEIPDHLLITDENDPIQALIDFVYPSVLDRFKDRDYFSERAILAPKNKVVHEINDCLLALFPGEEVEYLSSDSLCPTEEINDLLHQDLYNPDVLNSVKVSGLPNHILVLKLGVPVMLLRNIDQQNGLCNGTRLQITRLGKRVIEAEILSGSNVGSRTYIPRISMIPSDKKIPFKFQRRQFPITVCFAMTINKSQGQSLSRVGLYLRDPMFSHGQLYVAFSRVKTKDGVKVLIFDKDGRPTNKTANVVYKEIFGKL, from the exons ATGGTTGGGAACCGTTGTTCTAAGAATTTTCCAAAGAAGTTTTTGGAATCCCCTTCCATTGATTCTGATGGATTTCCCGTTTATAGGAGAAGAGATTCTGGTCACACGGTTGTGAAGAAGGGTGTTACTTTGGACAATAGGAGTGTAGTTCCATACAACAAAAAGCTTCTTAAAAGGTATCAGGCGCACATCAACGTTGAGTGGTGCAATCAGGCGGGTTCAATTAAgtatttgtttaaatatattaataaaggaCCTGATCGAGCCACGGTTGCTGTTTTTGATTCAGACAGAGGTCCAGATGAGGAGATCCCAAAAGATGAAATTAAAGAATATTACGAAGCTAGATATGTTTCCGCATGTGAAGCAAGCTGGAGAATATTTGCCAATGATGTTCATTATAGGTATCCTTCTGTCATGAGATTACCTTTTCATCTTCCAGGACAACAAAATGTTGTATTTAGTTGTGACGACGATATTGAGGATGTCTTACACAAACCTCAAGTAAATTCATCTGTTTTCTTAGAATGGATGAAGATGAACAATTCTAAGCCTGAAGCAAGAGAACTTACTTATGTTCAGTTTCCTTCAAAATATGTGTGGAAGTTAAAAGATCGTTGCTGGCAGCCACGTCAAAATTATGTTGTTATTGGGAGAATATATTCTGCGTCTCCTTCTCTTGGTGAGGCTTATTATCTAAGAATTCTTCTTACCAAGGTTAAAGGACCAAGATCATTTGAAGAAATCAGAACATATGAAGGTGTTGTTTATCCTACTTTTAGGGATGCGTGTTATGCACGTGGCCTGTTAGATGATGACAATGAATATATCGAGTGTATTAAAGAATCCAGTTTCACTGGGAACGGTCATTATCTTCGTTCTTTGTTTGGAACACTACTTTTGTCTAATACGCATTCAAGACCTGAAGTTGTTTGGGAGAAAACGTGGGAGGTAATGTCCGAGGACATTTTATACAATATGCGGAAAGATACTGGCATGAGCG GATTCGTTGTATCAGATGAACGTTTAAAGAATATAACATTGACCAAAATCGAAAAATTTCTTCTTCGTAATGGAACCAGCTTGCACAGGTTCTCAACGATGCCTTATCCTGATGATGACTATCTACTGTCCGAGAGCAACCGTTTGATAAATGAGGAGCTTTCTTTTGACACTAATGAACTTAGGGGTGAGTTCAATAATCTTCACAGCTCTCTAAACGAAGATCAAAGAGTAGTGTATAATGAAATTATGGATGTTGTTCGAAGTGGAAAGGGTGGTGTGTTTTTTGTGTACGGTTATGGTGGTACGGGCAAGACTTTTTTGTGGAAAACTTTAGGTGCATCCATTAGATCCACTGGACAGATTGTTATTAATGTTGCTTCAAGTGGTATTGCATCTTTGTTGTTATCACGAGGTCGTACTGCTCACTCACGATTTCATATTCCTATTAATCTCAATGAAGATTCGGTTTGCTATATCAAGCCTAATACTGAAGTCGCTAATCTTCTAAACGAAGCCAAGTTGATTATTTGGGATGAGGCACCGATGGTACACAAACATGCTTTCGAGGCTCTTGATCATACAATGAAGGATGTTTTGAGTGTATTTGATTCACGAAATTCAGAACTTCCATTTGGTGGAAAAGCTATTGTCTTTGGTGGTGACTTTAAACAAATCCTACCGGTTGTACAAAATGGAAGCAGGCAAGATATTGTAAACGCATCTTTATGTTCATCCCACATCTGGTCCAGTTGCAAGGTGTTAAAATTGACAACCAACATGCGTTTATCGGTAGGATCTAGTAGCTCAAACATCGAGGAAATAAATCTATTTGGTAAATGGCTTCTAGAGATCGGCGAAGGCAATGTTGGTGATTCTAACGATGGTGATTCTAATATTGAAATACCTGATCATCTTTTGATAACTGATGAAAATGATCCAATTCAAGCTTTGATTGACTTTGTATATCCTTCAGTTTTGGATCGTTTTAAAGACCGTGACTACTTTTCTGAAAGAGCTATACTCGCTCCTAAGAATAAAGTTGTTCATGAGATAAATGATTGTTTGCTTGCTTTGTTTCCGGGTGAAGAGGTAGAGTATCTTAGCTCTGATAGTTTATGTCCTACTGAGGAAATTAATGATCTGTTACATCAAGATTTATATAATCCAGATGTGTTAAACAGTGTGAAAGTATCTGGATTACCAAATCATATATTGGTATTGAAATTGGGTGTTCCGGTAATGCTTTTGAGGAATATTGATCAGCAAAACGGTTTGTGTAATGGTACGCGTCTTCAAATCACACGTCTTGGTAAACGTGTTATCGAGGCTGAGATATTATCGGGAAGTAATGTTGGTTCAAGAACTTACATCCCAAGAATTAGCATGATACCATCTGACAAAAAAATACCCTTCAAGTTTCAACGAAGGCAGTTTCCAATAACCGTATGTTTTGCGATGACTATTAACAAAAGTCAAGGACAATCTCTATCCAGAGTTGGTCTATACCTTAGAGACCCCATGTTCTCACATGGTCAGCTTTATGTTGCTTTTTCGAGAGTAAAGACTAAAGATGGCGTTAAGGTTCTAATATTCGACAAAGATGGGAGACCAACAAACAAAACTGCAAACGTGGTTTACAAAGAAATTTTTGGGAAATTGTAG
- the LOC110901644 gene encoding uncharacterized protein LOC110901644: MSSGKRRLIHKPIEIEPIPMAPLDSDDENHIHEVVVDATKGVSKDYVDHGDQSLTCGLCFAKLWATEGGKGRIALQKQTYSLCCGYGKVDLPEYKDSHPSYQMLFRSLDQESKFFLKNIRRYNSMFSFTSMGGKVDTKINKGNAPYVYRISGQNAHSMGSLLPKDGAQPKFSQLYIYDTENELANRELLFGDSTSKASLRAKELDAKFIKFLTNMLDSTNMLVKTYRMVRDHLHENPNVSLRLRIISQRDRDGRTYNLPTCSEVAALIVDEPDLKIESRDIIVEKRSGVLKRISELHPSYLALQYPILFPYGDDGYRINIPHRDFGPNTKKTRPTCTMREFFSYRIQDRHNKFSIILNARRLFQQFLVDACTMIESERLNFIRFQQIKLRSDSLNSLKNVQEVGQSDLSHTGQPVILPSSFTGGS, translated from the exons ATGTCTTCTGGAAAGCGTAGACTTATTCATAAACCAATTGAAATAGAACCCATACCAATGGCTCCTCTtgattctgatgatgaaaatCATATTCACGAGGTTGTTGTAGACGCCACCAAAGGCGTATCCAAAG ATTACGTTGACCATGGTGACCAATCTCTTACGTGTGGTTTATGCTTTGCAAAGTTATGGGCTACCGAAGGTGGAAAGGGTCGCATTGCACTTCAAAAACAAACATATAGCTTATGTTGTGGATATGGTAAAGTTGACTTGCCTGAATATAAAGATTCTCATCCATCTTATCAGATGCTTTTTCGCTCTTTAGATCAAGAAAGCAAGTTTTTCTTAAAGAATATAAGACGTTACAATTCTATGTTTTCCTTTACTTCAATGGGAGGAAAAGTAGATACTAAAATAAACAAAGGAAATGCTCCATATGTTTATAGAATCAGTGGTCAGAATGCACATAGTATGGGTAGTCTTCTTCCTAAGGACGGAGCCCAGCCAAAATTCTCACAACTTTATATCTATGATACTGAGAATGAGCTTGCTAATAGAGAGTTGTTATTTGG TGATTCTACAAGCAAAGCATCTTTAAGGGCAAAGGAACTTGATGCTAAATTTATAAAGTTTCTTACCAACATGTTAGATTCTACCAATATGCTGGTAAAAACTTACAGAATGGTACGCGACCACCTCCATGAGAATCCTAACGTTTCCCTTAGGCTACGGATAATCTCACAGAGAGATCGTGACGGAAGGACATACAATTTACCTACGTGTTCTGAAGTTGCTGCTTTAATAGTTGATGAACCTGATCTCAAGATAGAAAGTCGTGATATTATTGTCGAAAAGCGTTCAGGAGTCCTTAAGCGTATTAGCGAGTTACATCCTTCTTACCTTGCTCTCCAGTATCCAATTCTTTTTCCGTACGGAGACGATGGCTATAGGATTAATATTCCTCATAGGGATTTTGGTCCTAACACAAAGAAGACAAGACCAACTTGCACTATGAGGGAATTTTTTTCTTATAGAATTCAGGATAGACATAACAAGTTTTCTATAATTCTTAATGCAAGAAGGTTGTTTCAGCAGTTTTTAGTCGATGCCTGCACAATGATTGAAAGTGAGAGGCTCAACTTCATACGTTTTCAGCAAATCAAACTGAGATCTGACTCGCTTAACAGTCTTAAAAATGTTCAAGAGGTTGGTCAGAGTGATTTGAGTCATACAGGACAACCTGTTATATTACCGTCATCGTTTACTGGTGGTTCTTGA
- the LOC110903213 gene encoding uncharacterized protein LOC110903213 has translation MENEGQITLLNDIDALSTNYTIKVKIVSLWRKKMRANEREMYRIDMILMDEMGTKIQASCLHKLFSKFERHLIVGECLIIKRPSLAANTTFFKIVPNNQKLSFYYHTFVEKCKKWEDFIGYVCVCYNIEETNKKDGSKGKRLNLKLQDLEDVQIDLTLWDDYAKDMYSYMVSEKREAHVVVVVHFGAVKTYKGKWGFSNNFDGSRLFINDNFDDMLLFKQKFLAKLAASTESSSHAGSYIMCSVEDEFLKNDPKKVVVVGTIVAIVSDKMCDVKDEKLYQCSNKYCNDKEVFPLSRFKIPVRVQDSTGTVTLTLFDHEALKFVGKTAKELIEIQDECVFVIKVTDFNIVNAVENYGISVVTTDEDILDKLNKKFKIDQLDVSDSFGMTQSEFQAVGGESFKDADSYTGDNTTPVSKDYVCDLKQPSSDMKRNLDDVYLNEEGLGSSASKPRMCVEKNVVDEDLSHN, from the exons ATGGAAAACGAAGGTCAGATCACCTTGCTGAATGATATCGATGCTCTTAGCACAAACTACACTATCAAGGTTAAAATTGTTAGTttgtggaggaagaagatgagagCTAATGAAAGAGAGATGTATCGTATAGATATGATACTGATGGATGAAATG GGTACCAAGATTCAAGCATCTTGCTTGCATAAGCTATTTTCAAAGTTTGAGAGGCATCTTATTGTTGGTGAATGCCTTATCATAAAACGGCCTTCTCTTGCTGCGAACACTACATTTTTCAAGATTGTTCCTAACAATCAGAAGTTATCTTTTTACTACCATACGTTTGTGGAAAAGTGCAAAAAATGGGAGG ATTTCATtggttatgtttgtgtttgttataACATCGAGGAAACGAACAAAAAGGATGGTAGTAAAGGGAAACGCCTTAATCTTAAGCTTCAAGATCTTGA AGATGTTCAGATCGATTTAACTCTTTGGGATGATTACGCTAAGGACATGTATTCTTACATGGTTAGTGAAAAGCGTGAAGCACATGTTGTCGTTGTTGTCCATTTTGGTGCTGTTAAGACATACAAAG GTAAATGGGGTTTTTCTAATAACTTTGATGGTTCACGACTTTTCATTAACGACAACTTTGATGACATGCTATTGTTTAAGCAAAA GTTTCTAGCAAAACTTGCTGCTTCAACTGAGTCAAGTAGCCATGCTGGGTCATATATCATGTGTTCTGTCGAAGATGAATTTTTAAAGAACGAT CCAAAGaaagttgttgttgttggaaCTATCGTTGCAATTGTTTCAGATAAGATGTG TGATGTTAAAGATGAGAAGTTGTATCAATGTTCTAACAAGTATTGTAATGATAAAGAAGTTTTCCCGTTGTCCAG GTTTAAAATACCGGTTCGTGTTCAAGATTCAACCGGTACGGTGACACTTACATTGTTTGATCATGAGGCGTTGAAGTTTGTTGGTAAAACTGCAAAGGAACTTATAGAGATTCAGGACGAG TGTGTTTTCGTGATTAAAGTAACTGACTTTAATATTGTCAATGCTGTCGAGAATTATGGAATCTCAGTTGTTACCACTGATGAAGACATCTTGGATAAGCTGaacaaaaaattcaaaattgacCAA CTTGATGTATCTGATTCTTTTGGTATGACTCAGTCTGAGTTCCAAGCTGTTGGTGGTGAAAGTTTTAAG GATGCTGATTCTTACACTGGGGATAACACCACACCTGTTTCAAAGGATTACGTGTGTGACTTGAAGCAGCCATCTTCTGATATGAAGCGTAACCTTGATGATGTTTATTTGAATGAAGAGGGATTGGGGTCGTCAGCGAGTAAGCCTCGCATGTGTGTTGAGAAGAATGTTGTTGACGAAGATCTAAGCCACAATTGA